One genomic segment of Misgurnus anguillicaudatus chromosome 25, ASM2758022v2, whole genome shotgun sequence includes these proteins:
- the LOC129425643 gene encoding E3 ubiquitin/ISG15 ligase TRIM25-like isoform X1: MAEASILWAQDQFTCPICLDLLKNPVTINCGHSFCMDCITNCWDQDDQKRIYSCPQCKQTFTPRPVLGKNVMIAEMVEKLKKTKLQSAPDSAHCYAGPGDVECDICTERKLKAVKSCLVCLNSYCQNHLNQHENFFKDKNHNVIDATGRLQEMICKKHNKQLEIYCRTDQQCICYLCMMDVHKNHDTVTAVTERTEKQTLLGKTQKNLQQRIQEREKKLQELSQTVDSYKRSAQTAVEDSKRIFTKLIRSIKRRRSEVTQLIRDQEKTAVSQAEGVMKSLEEEIDDLKKRDTELKQFLQTDDDIHFLQSFKSFSVTSGSSDVSSITLSSLLTFDDLEKSVSKLRDKLEDLCEDEIKHISDRVKSTEIIYKEPRTREDFLQYSILLSLDPNTVNKNLQLSEKDTVATYIKTVHQYPDHLDRFDYCLQVLCKESLCGRCYWEVEWSGVVSISVSYKSISRKGSGDECIFGYNNQSWRLFCDDSSCFFTHNNKNTDLPEVLSSCRIGVYVDHNKGSLSFYNISDTMNLIHRVNTTFTQTLYPGFWIDPNSTIKLCNLAR, encoded by the exons ATGGCAGAAGCAAGTATTTTATGGGCTCAGGATCAGTTTACTTGCCCAATCTGTCTGGATCTACTGAAGAATCCAGTGACCATTAACTGTGGACACAGTTTCTGTATGGACTGTATTACAAACTGCTGGGATCAAGATGATCAGAAGCGAATCTACAGCTGCCCTCAATGCAAACAAACCTTCACACCAAGACCTGTTTTAGGTAAGAATGTGATGATTGCTGAAATGGTGGAGAAACTGAAGAAGACAAAACTTCAATCTGCTCCTGACTCTGCTCATTGTTACGCTGGACCTGGAGATGTGGAGTGTGACATCTGTACTGAGAGAAAACTAAAAGCAGTCAAGTCCTGTCTAGTGTGTCTGAACTCTTACTGTCAAAATCACCTCAACCAGCATGAGAATTTCTTTAAAGATAAAAACCACAACGTGATCGATGCCACAGGACGACTACAAGAAATGATCtgcaaaaaacacaacaaacaacTAGAAATCTACTGCCGTACTGACCAACAATGTATTTGTTATCTGTGTATGATGGACGTTCACAAAAATCACGACACTGTGACAGCTGTGACAGAGAGGACAGAGAAACAG ACACTTTtgggaaaaacacaaaaaaatttacaACAGAGAATTCAGGAGAGAGAAAAGAAGCTTCAGGAGCTGAGTCAGACTGTGGATTCTTATAAG CGCTCTGCACAGACAGCAGTGGAGGACAGTAAGAGGATCTTTACTAAACTGATCCGATCCATTAAGAGAAGACGATCTGAGGTGACACAactgatcagagatcaggaaaAGACTGCAGTGAGTCAAGCTGAAGGAGTCATGAAGAGTCTGGAGGAGGAGATTGATGATCTGAAGAAGAGAGACACTGAACTGAAGCAGTTTTTACAAACAGATGATGACATTCATTTCCTGCAG AGTTTCAAGTCTTTCTCTGTGACTTCTGGATCTTCAGATGTTTCCAGCATTACTCTCAGTTCTCTTCTCACTTTTGATGATTTGGAAAAATCTGTTTCTAAACTCAGAGATAAACTGGAGGATTTGTGTGAAGACGAGATTAAACATATATCTGACAGAG TAAAATCCACTGAAATTATTTACAAAGAACCCAGAACTAGAGAGGATTTCCTACAAT attCCATTCTGCTGTCTCTGGATCCAAACacagtgaataaaaatcttcAGCTGTCTGAGAAAGACACTGTGGCTACTTACATTAAAACAGTCCATCAGTATCCTGATCATCTAGACAGATTTGATTACTGTCTTCAGGTGTTGTGTAAAGAGAGTTTGTGTGGACGCTGTTACTGGGAGGTTGAGTGGAGTGGTGTTGTCAGtatatcagtgtcatataaGAGCATCAGCAGGAAGGGATCGGGTGATGAGTGTATATTTGGATATAATAATCAGTCCTGGAGATTGTTCTGTGATGACTCCAGCTGCTTCTTCACTCACAATAACAAAAACACTGATCTCCCTGAAGTGTTGAGCTCCTGTAGAATAGGAGTGTATGTGGATCACAATAAAGGATCTCTGTCCTTCTACAACATCTCTGATACAATGAACCTCATACACAGAGTCAACACTACATTCACTCAAACACTTTATCCTGGATTTTGGATCGATCCAAACTCAACCATAAAACTATGCAATCTAGCAAGATAG
- the chmp4c gene encoding charged multivesicular body protein 4c, protein MSKISKMFKGSSSSSSSSRSSSSSGSSSRSKHRSRSNPSPQEAINRLRETEAMLTKKQEYLESRIEQEIAIAKKNGTKNKRAALQALKRKKRFEQQLTQIDGTLSTIEFQRESLENATTNTEVLKNMGYAAKAIKGVHQNIDLDNIDSLMQDITEQQEVAQEISDAISKPFGDEFDEDELMAELAELEQEELEEGMKNMARLPSVPATKLPSARPSHRATSRKRVEDDHDMKKLAAWAS, encoded by the exons ATGAGTAAGATTTCAAAGATGTTTAAAGGGAGCTCCTCGAGCTCATCCAGCTCAAGGTCTAGTTCTAGTTCTGGGTCCAGCTCCAGATCTAAACACAGGTCTCGATCTAATCCATCACCTCAAGAGGCCATCAACAGACTGAGAGAGACAGAAGCGATGTTAACCAAAAAACAGGAATACTTGGAGAGCAGAATCGAGCAGGAGATCGCGATTGCCAAGAAGAATGGTaccaaaaacaaaagag CTGCACTTCAGGCTCTTAAGAGAAAGAAACGTTTCGAGCAGCAGTTAACACAGATCGATGGGACTCTTTCCACCATTGAGTTTCAGCGAGAGTCTCTGGAGAATGCCACTACGAATACAGAGGTTCTGAAGAACATGGGATATGCAGCCAAAGCCATCAAAGGTGTTCACCAGAACAT AGATTTGGATAATATTGACTCCCTTATGCAGGACATTACAGAACAGCAGGAAGTTGCTCAGGAGATCAGTGATGCCATCTCAAAACCATTTGGTGATGAGTTTGATGAG gaTGAATTGATGGCAGAGCTTGCAGAGTTGGAACAGGAGGAACTAGAAGAAGGTATGAAGAATATGGCTAGATTACCAAGTGTACCAGCTACCAAACTGCCCAGCGCAAGACCAAGCCACCGTGCAA CATCCAGGAAGAGAGTGGAGGACGATCATGACATGAAGAAGTTGGCTGCCTGGGCTtcttaa